One part of the Deinococcus humi genome encodes these proteins:
- a CDS encoding NUDIX domain-containing protein produces MSAQNRVRIYDVQLLSNDWYVLKKTTFDYLRSDGTWQRQSRETYDRGNGAVILLYHLLNRTVILTRQFRFPAFVNGHAGFLLEAPAGLLDAADPEERIRAEVEEETGYRVRQVQKIFEAYMSPGSVTEKLYFFVAEYDPGIRMSNGGGLASEGEDIEVLEIPIDVALHMIESGEIMDGKTIMLLQYAQLHLFCVGAC; encoded by the coding sequence ATGTCTGCCCAGAACCGTGTTCGCATTTATGATGTCCAGCTTCTGTCGAATGACTGGTACGTGCTCAAGAAGACGACCTTTGACTACCTGCGCAGCGACGGAACCTGGCAGCGACAGAGCCGGGAAACCTACGACCGGGGCAACGGCGCGGTTATTCTTCTCTATCACCTGTTGAACAGAACGGTCATCCTGACCCGGCAATTCCGTTTCCCGGCCTTCGTCAATGGACATGCTGGCTTTCTGCTGGAAGCCCCTGCCGGGCTGCTCGACGCGGCAGACCCGGAAGAGCGCATCCGCGCCGAAGTCGAGGAGGAGACTGGCTACCGGGTCAGGCAGGTTCAGAAAATTTTCGAGGCGTACATGAGTCCAGGCTCGGTCACGGAAAAGCTCTACTTTTTTGTTGCAGAGTATGACCCGGGCATCAGGATGAGCAATGGGGGAGGTTTGGCTTCCGAAGGGGAGGACATCGAGGTGCTTGAGATACCGATTGACGTCGCCCTGCACATGATCGAGAGCGGCGAGATCATGGATGGAAAGACCATCATGCTGTTGCAGTATGCACAGCTTCATCTCTTCTGCGTGGGAGCCTGCTAA